AAGGTGGATGGTCTTCTCTGGGAGGCCGCTCCGCTCAAGTCGATTCTTGAGGTGGAGGCATTTGGAATCGCGATGGTGGCGCTCTGCTTGGGCATCATGTGGCGCAAGATGCTCCAGAGTTGATCGAGCTCCGTCTGCACCAGGACCTTTCCCGAAGGCACAAAGAGGATAAAAATAACCTCTAAAATAAGGAGAACTTCCAGCGGTACGTGGATCCGTTCAGGGGCAGCGGCCCCAGAAATCTACATGATCGCCGGCCCGAGCTGCACCGTTCTCAGCAACACCTCTATCCGGGTGGCCATGCCGCCGACGTCACCGAGTACATGAAGGATCTGGACAAGGCGGAGGCTGTCGACCGGAATTCACACACCTTGCTGCACGAAACGCAAACCGCCGACGTCATCTTCAAAGAAATCGCCACCGCGATGACGGTGCCGGCCTCGAAGAGCAAGAGGAGCATCAACGAGTGTACGGCGGCCACGCCTCCTTCTCCTCCTACTGCTAGCACCGAACGCACGTCACGGGAAGCAATGTACTAACGGCGGCAACGGTGCCCAGCAATTCCCAGCTGCATCACGGACATCGAAGCCGGTTTGTCTGCCAGATCAGGAGAATAGGCTCGTTCGAACCGCCACCGCTTGGTCCGTGTTTTTGACAAAGCTTTCAAAAGCAACACACAGCTTTCAAAAGCAACACACAACTCGATAGATCTAGAATTCTGTAGTTAAACCGCTTACGCAAtttgtttggtttgttttttgaaataaaataaagaaataaaaatcagGGAACTCTTCTTCTTATTTCCATCCAAATTTCGAAcagcaacggtcaattcaaaaaggtaaatattGAAGTGGCTGCGTGCTGCGTGCTTTTGCCGGGCTAGGCGTTACTGCGTTACGTTTGCGAAATCGGGGAAACTGGTTTGCGATATTGGAAGCAATGTTTCCTGCTGACGGGTGGAAACCGAGATTTGCGATTTTTAGAGCAAATCGGAAGCAAAGTTTGCGATTCCGCaaaccggattttgttccgtgtaagggtgatccaaaaaatagctttaaagctgatgttcacaaaaaccaaaacaaaccaaaaatcataaatccatCTGTTAATTGATAAGCAGTGATTTCCaaactaattttgctcaggcccGACTTAGGAAAACAATGTTCTAAAATATATAAGGATCATTTGAGTATATTTTTGACATAATAATCGTCCACAGCAACAAAGTTGGGCTTATATGGGAAAAACTTCCGTGAAGGTCTCTGTTGTCGGTAAGGTTAAAACTGTTTGTGGGGATGTGAGCCGTGCCGCCTTCGATAGCTCTCTCCGTCGAGCTGTTCCCCCGTGCTGGTCCTTCTCACCTTGTGTAGTTGTGGAGTTCGCTGGGCGGCTTCTTGTCCCAAGTTGGCCAAACACAAAACGCGCACTTTACATACTTCACAATATACAACATTTATTACTATACAAACGCGATTTATTCCTTAAcaccaagcttcccatgcgccagtgccaacgcacaccgcgggtttggttttctagcttcggtacgtgcctgaacccatttgtgttttggtatcttggtacatcgaaCCAGCgtaccacgacactctcggctcgccccatcggttttgtgtctggcactcacccatggcatgaacccagcgtgccgtggtacgcgccgtggtattgaacccgttttgtaccgccagcgcgtaccacggcacgtacctcggctcgtaacgagtgaagcaccttggctcatataccgggttcatgccatgggtgagtgccagacacaaaaccgacgcggcgaaccgagagtgtcgtggtgcgctggtacgatgaaccaaaataccctcggttcgtgtgagtcgggtacgggtgtaaaccgaacaaagcaggcgcaaagcaaacccgaggtacaagtgaaccgcgtgtaccgcacggtgcagggaagcttgcttAACACAAATGTATTCTTAAAACTAACAAAgattaaaaagtaaaataaaattgagtagGGTTTGCCGTGACCCGTTCACCACCGCAGCAAGTGGGCAATAGAGCGAGTCTTCCCGATCGCTCTTCGCTGCTCCCGACGATCCCGCGCGCATGATGAGGTCGTAGTAGTACGATGGGATCGCTGCGATGTTCTCCGTCGACAAGTCTGGAACCCATCGACAGCGATCCCTCCGATAGTCCTGACCCTCGTACTCCAACATTCTCACCCACCCTGAagcagctggtgattctgaaaagaaaaaagaaactcTCCTTCGATGCACACGGAACCAAAGAACGACTGGACTGCTCATGAAGACTCGGAATCAGGTGTTGGTAGAATGCAAAGCTTGACGACTGGCCGCTTGTAGCTCCGAGTAGCTGTCCTAACGGTCACCACTCGAATAACTCCGTCTTCTCCAGGGTGTAAATCTTCGATCCGTCCAAGTTTCCAACGCATCGGAGGTTGATTCTCGTCCACGATGATTACCAGCATGCCGACGTCCACCTTGACCGGCGATTTCCAATTCTTTGGCTTGGCTTGCAGCTGAGTCAGGTACTCCTTCCTCCAGCGTGTCCAGAAGTCCTGAAGCTGTTGCTGTACCAGCTGCCAACGACTCAAGCGGTTCAACTTCTCGTTGCTGTAGTCCGGTTCCGGTAGCGCATGGATTGGTCCTCCAGTCAAGAAATGGGCAGGTGTCAGGGGTTCTAGGTCTGTAGGGTCATCTGAGAGAGGTGTCAAGGGTCGTGAGTTTAAAACGCCTTCAACTTGAACCAAGAGTGTGTTGAAGTCCTCCGCAGTTCTGCCTCTCCCAGCCTTCGTAAACACAGGTCCAAAGAAATCAAGGCCTACTTTGAGGAACGGTTTACAAGCAGTAACACGAGCTGATGGCAATTGTCCCATTTGTTGTTGGAGAACAATAGGCTTAGCTCGAAAACAACGCTGACAATGATGATAAACAGATCTTCCTGTATTCCGGCCAGAAACGCTGCCGAACTGCTGCGAGAAGTTGTTGTGGTCCAGCATGCAGCAGTTGCTCGTGATAGTCCTCGAAGATCAGCTGAGTCAGCGGATGCTTAGCTGGCAAAACCATGGGATGCTTGGTGTCGTGTGTCTCCTTCCACCCACGCGTAAAATACCGTTTTAGTCAACAGCAGGGGTGAACCAGCGCAGTGGAGAGCTTCGTGCAACCGACTTCCCTTCCGACAAAGCCTTCAGTTCGTCCGCGAACACCTCTCGTTGGACCATTCCAACGATGGCCAGTTCAGCACGCTTGAACTCCGTCGCAGAGAGGAATTTATGGTGTTTAGGTGATGTTTGGTGACGCAGCATAGCTTTCAACCGTAACCAGTACGCCGTTGACCTGACGAGCTTCATGTACGACGAATACCTTGAAACGAAGTCAACGCTGAACGGTGTTTGTTCTTGAGTTGCTGTGCAGGCCGTCTTCCTCCTCTCCGGTGCCTCATCCGGGGACACGGTTGGTTGCGATGGCCATTGATCCTTCTCCAATTTCAAGAAAATGGGTCCCTCCCACCAGATGATGTTGCTTCCTGTGCAATTCACGTTGCTGCTCGCGGTGTCGACTTACCTCCCCAGTGGTTGGATGACGAAAGAGGACGCGCCCAATGGCGGCCTTCTCAGCTCGCTTGACCGGCGCTGCTACCAAGCGTCGCTGTCAAGCGTTACCCTTCCAACGAGGGGTGTGTTCATACCCACACATCTCTCCccatctccaaaaaaaaaaatgataataattattattaactGTCTAAGCTGgagaaatatcaaaattaacatTAAACAACAAAAGAAATAGAATCAAACAATCTTTtataatttagttattttttaacaactgTTCGGTCTGGCATTTCAATCTGTGCCATTTCTGTTCATCTGTTCCTCTTGTTTCAATTTTCGCCTTGTTCCCCTTCACGGTACGGTGAACTTTCCAAAATCCTTCTTCTCCTCCATCTccacaacaataacaacataatcCAGCTACAACTGACAGATGGTTTTTTGAAACGCACCAAAAAGCTCGAATCTGGTAAATGTTGTGAAAAATCAAATCTAGGAAAGAAATAATATTAATACTACATCATCGAACCATACCACAAGTGAACACCGTTTTATCTACCTGTAGCGTTTTCTGAACCTCCAGTTCTTCCTCCACCAGTCGTACGTAATCCTGCAGATAAGATGGAACCTGTTTCTTCCTGGATGGACGAGCTTCCTGTCCCGGTTGGGCTAGTTTGGGAGAACAGCTCCGCTGGTCGATTCCTGCAGGTTGAAGTTGAGCAGCTGGCCGTGTTTCCTCCGATGAAGTGTCCTGAACATCTTGCTCAGGTTGAAGTGGAATCGCAGATGTACCTGGCCGCGACGTTTCTCCGTACAGAACCGGATTGTGTGGTGAACTCGAACGGTCGTTCCTCCCAGAATTGGATGAACCAGACGACGTACTCGAACGCGCGATATTTCTGGGTTGAGGCGGATCGGGAGATTCGCCTCGCCACTTTCGAACCTGCTTCGTCTGGGAAACATGTCTCTTGATGCGAAGACCCTCGTCGTCCTCCAGGATGAGATTTCCGTTCGTTTGCTCGATTACGGTGTATTTAGTTGAGCCGAACTTACAGTCTCCTTTCGAACGTGTCTGCTTCTGTACGATCACTTTGTCGCCTGGCTTGATGCTGCATTCGCGAGCTCCCCGCCGGGCATCCTCGCGTTCCTTTCCTCTTAGTTTTGCCTCCCGGTCTCTCTCGTTGATGGCCTCCTCGTCCAGATGTACTTTCTTGCTGACCAGTAGAGGCAAATTGCGCCTAATCTTCCTTCCGGACATCATTTCCTCTGGGGGAATCTTGGTGATCGAGTGTGCTGACGAATTGTGGGCTCTGACCGCGGCTTGAAGTTCCCCCTCAAAAGAGGTTCCATTTAGAGCAGCGGAGGCCATGGCCTTATTGACCAGCTTCATGTAACACTCGGCCATTCCGTTTTGCCGGGGAAACAGTGGTGTCGAGAAGATTGGTTCGATTCCTCGTTCCAGACAGTAGTTTTTATAGTCATCTCCGTTAAACGGCGGGCCGTTATCGGACTTAATTGCTCTCGGGAAACCTTCTTTCTCGAAGATTTCGTCAAAAATCCGCTTGGTGCTTTCAAAGTTAGTTGATTTCACTGGCCGAGCATATACGAATCGAGACCTGTACTCCACCAACACCAAGATGTACACCCCTCCAAACTTGGCGTACGGCCCGTTGAAGTCCACGGCCAGATGACGGCATCTCCCATACCGATTTTGGAGCAAATATTCTGATCAGCGGCGTCGTCTTTTCAGGTCTCCCATTCATCGCGCACGTCCGGCAGGACTTAACCCAATCCTCGGCATCTTTCGCCATCCCAGGCCACCACACTCGTGCGCGAAGGatgctcttcagttttgctacCAGCGGGTGACCCTCGTGTGCAACGGCCAAGGCTTTGCGGCGCAGCGTAGAGATCTCTTTCAACTAGCTGGTATCTGTGCAGCTCCCGTGGCCACTCTCCGGTTTCCAGAGCCCGCGGTATGAGCGAAAGTACGGGATCCCGCGCAGTAGCATCCCGAACTTCCTGTTCCGTTAGAAATCTGGTGTCAATCGCATCGATCTTTGCGACCTCCCACGGGCTTTCGCCGTCATCGAACGGGTCGTCCACGCCGACGTAAAGCCGGGACGACGGATCTGCGATATTGAACCTGCCTTCAATGTACTCCACGGTTATGCGATACGGGCTTAATCTTAAAGCCCAACCATCCGCCCTGGTCAGAGCTCGCTTAGAGTGCTCGCGCGTTCTGTTCAAGATGAAAGCCACCCCTCGAGCGTCAGTCCTAAGCGTGAAGCGCCTGCCCAGGAGATAAAACGAGAAATACTCTACAGCCCAAACCGCAGCAAGCGCCTCTCGTTGATTTTGAGCGTACCTCCGCTCTGTTGAATCCAAAGCCTTCGATGCAAACGAAATAATGCGCGGACTTCCGGATCGAGGTTCCTGCACCAAAACGGCGCCCAGCGCGGTCGGAGAAGCATCGGTGTAGAGTACCGTTTTATCCGAGTCTGAGAAGAACCCCAACGTGACTGCGCAATGGGAGATACGTGCCTTTGTGTGTTCAAAAGCGGCAGATTGTTCCGGACCCCACTTCCACGTCTTGGTAGATGCTACCTCCCACAGCGGACCAGTAAGCTCGGCAAAGTTCTGGATGTAAGGGCTGATGAAAGACGCCAGCCCAAGAAAACTCCATAGCTCTGAAGCCGTCGCGGGCTGCCGGAACTGCTGCACGTGCTTGATCTTGCAACTATCCACGTGGAAGCCGCATTCGTCTAGTTCATGTCCAAGGAATTTCACCCGCACTCGATCGAACTCGCACTTTGCCGGGTTCAACGTTAGGTTGTTAGTCTTTAGGACATGCAGCACCCTGGCGACCGTTTCTCGTAAGCCCTCAAGCGTCTCTCCAAAGATTAAAATGTCATCGATGTAAATAATGACGTTTTTTATCCCTTTCAGGATGCGGACCATCTCCCGCTGAAAGATTTCTGGGGCAGCGTTCACGCCGAAAAGAAGCCGGCAGAAGCGGTACATCCCTTCTTCGCTCAAAAAGGTGGTCAAATCGCGCGATTCTTCTGC
This is a stretch of genomic DNA from Culex pipiens pallens isolate TS chromosome 1, TS_CPP_V2, whole genome shotgun sequence. It encodes these proteins:
- the LOC120422132 gene encoding uncharacterized protein LOC120422132, whose product is MAECYMKLVNKAMASAALNGTSFEGELQAAVRAHNSSAHSITKIPPEEMMSGRKIRRNLPLLVSKKVHLDEEAINERDREAKLRGKEREDARRGARECSIKPGDKVIVQKQTRSKGDCKFGSTKYTVIEQTNGNLILEDDEGLRIKRHVSQTKQVRKWRGESPDPPQPRNIARSSTSSGSSNSGRNDRSSSPHNPVLYGETSRPGTSAIPLQPEQDVQDTSSEETRPAAQLQPAGIDQRSCSPKLAQPGQEARPSRKKQVPSYLQDYVRLVEEELEVQKTLQI